Proteins co-encoded in one Cupriavidus nantongensis genomic window:
- the argE gene encoding acetylornithine deacetylase: MPTQAAPAQAATVHSRQPVPETAARGSALEWTQRLVAYDTTSRNSNLGLIESVRDHFLAKGLKPHLSYNPQRDKANLFVTVPAANGATNGGIVLSGHTDVVPVDGQAWTTDPFKPVVRDGKLYGRGTCDMKGFIGTSLSLLPAILEARLREPVHYALSFDEEIGCMGAPYLLAELRERGVAPGGCIVGEPTSMRVIVAHKGINAYRCCVRGQAAHSSLTPRGVNAIEYAARLICFIRDIADEFKANGPYDQAFDVPYTTAQTGTIQGGIALNTIPALCEFVFEFRNLPGVDPEAIYARIQAYANDVLLPKMRAEHADADLTLSKIAAAPSLDVAEQEAITQLVRALTADRDTNKVAYGTEAGLFQRAGIPAVVCGPGDIQQAHKPDEFVALEQLAACEAFLHKVVDSLRVS; encoded by the coding sequence ATGCCGACCCAAGCCGCTCCCGCCCAAGCTGCTACAGTCCATTCCCGCCAGCCCGTCCCTGAAACCGCCGCGCGCGGCAGCGCGCTGGAATGGACCCAGCGGCTGGTGGCCTACGACACCACCAGCCGCAATTCCAACCTGGGTCTGATCGAGTCGGTGCGCGACCATTTCCTGGCCAAGGGGTTGAAGCCGCATCTGAGCTACAACCCGCAACGCGACAAGGCCAACCTGTTCGTCACCGTGCCCGCGGCCAACGGCGCCACCAACGGCGGCATCGTGCTGTCGGGCCACACCGACGTGGTGCCGGTCGACGGCCAGGCCTGGACCACCGACCCGTTCAAGCCGGTGGTGCGCGACGGCAAGCTGTACGGCCGCGGCACCTGCGACATGAAGGGCTTTATCGGCACCAGCCTGTCGCTGCTGCCCGCCATCCTCGAGGCCCGGCTGCGCGAGCCGGTGCACTACGCGCTGTCGTTCGACGAAGAGATCGGCTGCATGGGCGCGCCCTACCTGCTGGCCGAACTGCGCGAGCGCGGTGTCGCCCCGGGCGGCTGCATCGTCGGCGAACCCACCAGCATGCGCGTGATCGTCGCGCACAAGGGCATCAACGCGTACCGCTGCTGCGTGCGCGGCCAGGCCGCGCATTCGTCGCTGACGCCGCGCGGCGTCAATGCCATCGAATACGCGGCGCGGCTGATCTGCTTCATCCGCGACATCGCCGACGAGTTCAAGGCCAACGGCCCCTACGACCAGGCCTTCGACGTGCCCTACACCACCGCGCAGACCGGCACCATCCAGGGCGGCATTGCGCTCAACACGATCCCGGCGCTGTGCGAGTTCGTGTTCGAGTTCCGCAACCTGCCGGGCGTCGATCCGGAAGCGATCTACGCGCGCATCCAGGCCTATGCCAACGACGTGCTGCTGCCGAAGATGCGCGCCGAACATGCCGATGCCGACCTGACGCTGAGCAAGATCGCCGCCGCGCCGTCGCTCGACGTGGCCGAGCAGGAAGCCATTACGCAGCTGGTGCGCGCGCTGACCGCGGACCGCGACACCAACAAGGTGGCCTATGGCACCGAGGCCGGACTGTTCCAGCGCGCGGGCATTCCCGCGGTGGTATGCGGGCCCGGCGATATCCAGCAGGCGCACAAGCCGGACGAATTCGTTGCGCTGGAGCAACTGGCCGCGTGCGAGGCGTTTTTGCATAAGGTGGTGGACAGCCTGCGCGTGAGCTGA
- the mfd gene encoding transcription-repair coupling factor — translation MPDATPAFPFVNLPLVKPGLRHSVAGLRGSADALAVAAYARQHRARAPMLAVVCSHAVDAQRLAEEIPWFAPELRVRLLPDWETLPYDSFSPHQDLVSERLATLHDIQSGQCDVMLVPATTALYRLAPPAFLAAYTFFFKQGERLDEAALKAQFTLAGYEHVSAVMRPGEYSVRGGLIDLYPMGSALPYRIDLFGDEIETIRAFDPDTQRSLYPVKEVRLLPGREFPLDEAARTAFRGRWREVFEGDPTKSPIYKDIGNGVPSAGIEYYLPLFFEHSATVFDYLPADTQLVFAGNIDEAIRRFWADTTQRYNFMRHDRERPLLPPADLFLSEEQFFVAAKPMARLVLQVEAGADQPAFSGILPDVAVNRRAEDPLVNLESLLLDQQTRVLMCADSAGRRETLLQLFAESGLRPHPVEDFAAFLAGDAHFSIAVAPLQSGFALPQARLAFVTEAELYAGTARRTGRRKQEQASAVDSMVRDLAELKIGDPVVHSEHGIGRYQGLVTLDMGQGDEEFLHLDYDKGSKLYVPVHQLHVISRYSGADPDTAPLHHLGSGQWDKAKRKAAQQIRDTAAELLNLYARRAAREGFAFPLSPKDYETFAESFGFEETPDQAAAIAAVIADMTSGKPMDRLVCGDVGFGKTEVALRAAFVAVLGGKQVAMLAPTTLLAEQHFQTLSDRFAEWPVRIVELSRFKTRKEIDAAIKQINEGSVDIVIGTHKILSDQVKFQRLGLVIIDEEHRFGVRQKEALKSLRAEVDVLTLTATPIPRTLGMALEGLRDFSVIATAPQKRLAIKTFVRREEDGVIREAILRELKRGGQVYFLHNEVETIENKRARLAELVPEARIAVAHGQMHERELERVMRDFVSRRDNILLCTTIIETGIDVPTANTILIHRADKFGLAQLHQLRGRVGRSHHQAYAYLLVHDVDGLTKQAQRRLEAIQQMEELGSGFYLAMHDLEIRGAGEVLGDKQSGEIHEIGFQLYTDMLNHAVKALKAGKEPDLMAPLAATTEINLGTPALLPNDYCADVHERLSLYKRLANCETPERVDDIQEELVDRFGRLPAQAQALVETHRLRIAAAPLGVRKIDAGEATISVQFVPNPPIDAMRIIDLVQKNRHIKLAGQDKLRIEARMPDVAVRAQTIKHTLRQLA, via the coding sequence ATGCCTGACGCCACGCCCGCCTTTCCCTTTGTCAACCTGCCGCTGGTCAAGCCGGGGCTGCGCCACAGCGTGGCCGGCCTGCGCGGCTCGGCCGATGCGCTGGCGGTGGCCGCATACGCGCGCCAGCACCGCGCGCGCGCGCCGATGCTGGCGGTGGTGTGCTCGCATGCGGTCGATGCGCAGCGCCTGGCCGAGGAAATCCCGTGGTTCGCGCCGGAGTTGCGCGTGCGCCTGCTGCCCGACTGGGAAACCCTGCCCTACGACAGCTTTTCGCCGCACCAGGACCTGGTCTCCGAGCGTTTGGCGACGCTGCACGACATCCAGAGCGGCCAGTGCGACGTGATGCTGGTGCCCGCCACCACCGCGCTGTACCGGCTGGCGCCGCCGGCCTTCCTGGCCGCCTACACCTTCTTCTTCAAGCAGGGCGAGCGGCTCGACGAGGCCGCGCTCAAGGCGCAGTTCACGCTGGCGGGCTACGAGCATGTCAGCGCGGTGATGCGGCCGGGCGAGTACAGCGTGCGCGGCGGCCTGATCGACCTGTACCCGATGGGCTCGGCGCTGCCATACCGCATCGACTTGTTCGGCGACGAGATCGAGACCATCCGCGCCTTCGATCCGGACACGCAGCGCAGCCTGTATCCGGTCAAGGAAGTGCGGCTGCTGCCCGGGCGCGAGTTCCCGCTCGACGAGGCCGCGCGCACCGCGTTCCGCGGCCGCTGGCGCGAAGTGTTCGAAGGCGACCCGACCAAGTCGCCGATCTACAAGGACATCGGCAACGGCGTGCCGTCGGCCGGCATCGAGTATTACCTGCCGCTGTTCTTCGAGCACAGCGCGACCGTGTTCGACTACCTGCCCGCCGACACCCAGCTGGTGTTCGCCGGCAACATCGACGAGGCCATCCGCCGCTTCTGGGCCGACACCACCCAGCGCTACAACTTCATGCGCCACGACCGCGAGCGCCCGCTGCTGCCGCCGGCGGACCTGTTCCTGTCCGAGGAGCAGTTCTTCGTCGCCGCCAAGCCGATGGCGCGGCTGGTGCTGCAGGTCGAGGCCGGCGCGGACCAGCCGGCGTTCTCGGGCATCCTGCCCGACGTCGCGGTCAACCGCCGCGCCGAAGATCCGCTGGTCAACCTGGAGTCGCTGCTGCTCGACCAGCAGACCCGCGTGCTGATGTGCGCCGACTCCGCCGGGCGGCGCGAGACGCTGCTGCAGCTCTTTGCCGAAAGCGGCCTGCGCCCGCATCCGGTCGAAGACTTTGCCGCGTTCCTCGCCGGCGACGCGCATTTCTCGATCGCGGTGGCGCCGCTGCAGAGCGGCTTCGCGCTGCCGCAGGCACGGCTGGCCTTCGTCACCGAAGCCGAGCTGTACGCCGGCACCGCGCGCCGCACCGGCCGCCGCAAGCAGGAGCAGGCGTCGGCCGTCGATTCGATGGTGCGCGACCTGGCCGAGCTGAAGATCGGCGATCCGGTGGTGCACAGCGAGCACGGCATCGGCCGCTACCAGGGCCTGGTGACGCTCGACATGGGCCAGGGCGACGAGGAATTCCTGCACCTGGACTACGACAAGGGCAGCAAGCTCTACGTGCCGGTGCACCAGTTGCACGTGATCTCGCGCTATTCGGGCGCCGATCCCGATACCGCGCCGCTGCACCACCTCGGCTCCGGCCAGTGGGACAAGGCCAAGCGCAAGGCGGCGCAGCAGATCCGCGACACCGCTGCCGAACTGCTCAACCTGTACGCGCGCCGCGCCGCGCGCGAGGGCTTCGCCTTCCCGCTGTCGCCGAAGGACTACGAGACCTTCGCCGAGAGCTTCGGCTTCGAGGAAACCCCGGACCAGGCCGCCGCGATCGCCGCGGTGATCGCCGACATGACCTCGGGCAAGCCGATGGACCGGCTGGTGTGCGGCGATGTCGGCTTCGGCAAGACCGAGGTGGCGCTGCGCGCGGCCTTCGTCGCGGTGCTGGGCGGCAAGCAGGTGGCGATGCTGGCGCCGACCACGCTGCTGGCCGAGCAGCATTTCCAGACCCTGTCCGACCGCTTCGCCGAATGGCCAGTGCGGATCGTGGAATTGTCGCGCTTCAAGACCAGGAAGGAGATCGACGCGGCGATCAAGCAGATCAACGAGGGCAGCGTCGACATCGTCATCGGCACCCACAAGATCCTGTCCGACCAGGTCAAGTTCCAGCGCCTGGGCCTGGTCATCATCGACGAGGAACACCGCTTCGGCGTGCGCCAGAAGGAAGCGCTGAAGTCGCTGCGCGCCGAGGTCGACGTGCTGACGCTGACCGCCACGCCGATCCCGCGCACGCTGGGCATGGCACTGGAAGGCCTGCGCGATTTCTCGGTGATTGCCACCGCGCCGCAGAAGCGGCTGGCGATCAAGACCTTCGTGCGGCGCGAGGAAGACGGCGTGATCCGCGAGGCCATCCTGCGCGAGCTCAAGCGCGGCGGGCAGGTGTACTTCCTGCACAACGAGGTCGAGACCATCGAGAACAAGCGCGCCAGGCTTGCCGAGCTGGTGCCCGAGGCGCGCATCGCGGTGGCGCACGGCCAGATGCACGAGCGCGAGCTGGAGCGCGTGATGCGCGACTTCGTCTCGCGCCGCGACAATATCCTGCTGTGCACCACCATCATCGAGACCGGCATCGACGTGCCGACCGCCAACACCATCCTGATCCACCGCGCCGACAAGTTCGGGCTGGCACAGCTGCACCAGCTGCGCGGCCGCGTCGGGCGCTCGCACCACCAGGCCTATGCCTACCTGCTGGTCCATGACGTCGACGGCCTGACCAAGCAGGCGCAGCGACGGCTCGAGGCGATCCAGCAGATGGAGGAACTGGGCTCGGGCTTCTACCTGGCCATGCACGACCTGGAAATCCGCGGCGCCGGCGAGGTGCTGGGCGACAAGCAATCGGGCGAGATCCACGAGATCGGCTTCCAGCTCTACACCGACATGCTCAACCACGCGGTCAAGGCGCTCAAGGCCGGCAAGGAGCCCGACCTGATGGCGCCGCTGGCCGCCACCACCGAGATCAACCTGGGCACGCCGGCGCTGCTGCCCAACGACTACTGCGCCGACGTGCACGAGCGCCTGTCGCTGTACAAGCGGCTGGCCAACTGCGAGACCCCGGAGCGTGTCGACGATATCCAGGAAGAGCTGGTCGACCGGTTCGGCCGGCTGCCGGCGCAGGCGCAGGCGCTGGTCGAGACCCACCGGCTGCGCATCGCCGCGGCACCGCTGGGCGTGCGCAAGATCGACGCCGGCGAGGCCACCATCAGCGTGCAGTTCGTGCCCAACCCGCCGATCGATGCGATGCGCATCATCGACCTGGTACAGAAGAACCGCCATATCAAGCTGGCGGGACAGGACAAACTGCGCATCGAGGCCAGGATGCCGGACGTGGCGGTGCGCGCGCAGACCATCAAGCATACGCTGCGGCAACTGGCGTAG
- the ispD gene encoding 2-C-methyl-D-erythritol 4-phosphate cytidylyltransferase — translation MSARRFALIPCAGTGSRAGGTVPKQYQTVAGRPMIWYALAAFSACDAINATALVLAPDDMPLESRFGAAAFAGLRFDTAFVGGDSRHASVLAGLHHLAQLGATDADWVLVHDAARPGLTPAMVHALVRAVESDGDDDPDAAIGGILAVPVPDTLKRAQDDARIGATVPREGLWQAQTPQMFRLGVLRQALQDAMAAGAVVTDEASAIERLGLHPRLVNGSLRNFKVTYPEDFALAEVLLGNHAKGA, via the coding sequence GTGTCCGCTCGCCGCTTTGCCCTGATTCCCTGTGCCGGTACCGGCAGCCGCGCCGGCGGCACCGTGCCCAAGCAATACCAGACCGTGGCCGGCCGGCCGATGATCTGGTACGCGCTGGCGGCGTTCTCGGCGTGCGACGCCATCAACGCCACCGCACTGGTGCTGGCGCCCGACGACATGCCGCTGGAATCGCGCTTCGGCGCGGCCGCGTTCGCCGGGCTGCGCTTCGATACCGCCTTTGTCGGCGGCGACAGCCGCCATGCGTCGGTGCTGGCCGGCCTGCACCACCTGGCGCAGCTGGGCGCGACCGACGCCGACTGGGTGCTGGTGCACGATGCCGCGCGCCCGGGCCTGACCCCGGCGATGGTCCACGCGCTGGTGCGCGCGGTCGAAAGCGACGGCGACGACGATCCGGACGCCGCCATCGGCGGCATCCTGGCGGTGCCGGTGCCCGATACGCTCAAGCGCGCCCAGGACGATGCCCGCATCGGCGCCACGGTGCCGCGCGAAGGGCTGTGGCAGGCGCAGACGCCGCAGATGTTCCGCCTGGGCGTGCTGCGCCAGGCGCTGCAGGACGCGATGGCGGCCGGCGCGGTGGTGACCGACGAGGCCAGCGCGATCGAGCGCCTGGGCCTGCATCCGCGGCTGGTCAACGGCTCGCTGCGCAATTTCAAGGTGACTTACCCGGAGGACTTCGCGCTGGCCGAAGTGCTGCTGGGCAACCACGCCAAAGGAGCATGA